Below is a window of Brassica napus cultivar Da-Ae chromosome A5, Da-Ae, whole genome shotgun sequence DNA.
CGGAGCATTGGTGAGACCGAAAGGCATCACTAAGAACTCAAAATGTCCATCATGCGTACGAAATGCAGTTTTCGCAATATCTTCTTCCTGCATTCgtatctgatgatacccagccCGCAAATCCAACTTTGAAAAGATCTTAGCTCCATGTAATTCATCCAACAGTTGATCAATCATTGGGATTGGATACTTGTCTGGAACTGTTGCACGGTTCAATGCACGATAATCCACACAGAATCGGTGTGAATTGTCTTTCTTCTTAACCAACAGAACCGGACTCGAATACGGACTCTGGCTCGGCCTTATCAACCCTTCCTCTAACATTTCTTTAACCATTCTCTCCATCACCTCTTTGTGTGCGTGCGGATACCTGTAAGGTCTCACGCTTATCGGTTTAGAGCTGTCCAACAACACAATTGCATGTTCTCGACCTCTGATTGGAGGCAACCCTACCGGTTTCTGAAATACCCCGTCATAGTGCTGCAACGTCTGAGCAATCGGTAATGGTAACTCCGTCACTGTCTCACCCTTTTCCTCCAATGATCGTACCTccatctcaactcctttgtgacACACCATGTTATCTGATGTGAATGATTTGAGAGATACGGTTTGAGCATGAAGCGTTGGATCCCCTCTTAACGTCACCGGTGCTCCCTCATAGACAAAAGACCATTCATTCTGTTCCCAATCCACCATGCATTTGCCCAACGTTCTCAACCATTCGACTCCAAGGATAACGTCAACATTTCCCAActccaaaaccacaaaatctgCTTCAAAGGACATAGATGGTAACCCCACCGTCACTTTCTGACACACTCCTGTCCCTTGAACTGAGATTCCCGTTCCAAGCAAGACGCGCAGATTCGTATTCTCTGTAACTTTAAGTTTTGTCTTCTGTACTGTCGAAGGTGAGATGAAGTTATGAGTCGCACCACTATCTATCATAACCACCACTGAATTCTTCTTAATTGCTCCCTTCAGCTTAGTTGTAGTAGAAGAAGACTGTCCCAAGAACGAGCTCAAGGAAAGTGCCATCATCGAAGCTTCAGTATCTTCTATCTCTTCCTCTACTTCAACTAGAGACTGATCCATTATTTCCATCTCCAGTCCATTTACGACTGTCAAGACCTGAAGCGTACGGTTGGGACACAAATGCTGCCTTGACCACTTATCATCACAGGAAAAACACAGTCCCAAGCGCTTTTTCTCTGCTATCTGAGCCTCAGTCAATCGTAATTGCGGTCTCTGTCCTCCTGCTTCAGTTGGCTTTGTCTGCGTCGGCTTAAAAGTCCAACCGGAACTACTCTTCCCAGAAGAAAAGGATTTCATAGACGTTGTTTTTGAATTGTCTTTCCTTTCTGCTTGTCTCTCTCTACACACCACCTTATATAAAACACTGTCTTCCATCTGATATGTTGTAGAGATCATTTCATCCAAGTCAACTGGTTTGCACATCGTTACCACTTCTCTCATTTCAGGTTTTAACCCATTCATGAATATCCCTTCGAGCTGCGTATCTGTCAGACCAGTTACCAACGTTGATAGATCTTCAAAGGCATGGATATACTGAGCCGCAGTACCAGTCTGTTTAACCGCAAAGAATGGCTGACTCGGATCCCTGAACTTCTCTTTGCTGAATCTTGCTATCAGTTTCTGCTTAAACTCCATCCAACTTCTGAACCCTCTGCGATGTGATTCACTGTTAAACCAGCTGAGTACATCTCCTGCTAGACTCACTGAGACTACGTCCAACTTAGCTCGGTCATCATAACCGCCAATCCTGAAAAAACGTTCTGCAAGAGCTAGCCATCCATACGCATCACAACCATCATACACAGGTAATTCTACTCGTTTCAACATCCTCTCACGGTTACCAACAATCGAAGTTCGATCTACCGCATCTTCATTCCTAGAGCTACGGCCAGGTTCCAAGTTTGTGTTATGTACCTGATAGTTAGGATGACGATACGGTTGAGGTGAATCACCGGAAACCTCGATCGTTTTAGAAAGCTTCTTCTCCAACCGCGAGCACATCTTCTCGTAACACGCTTCAATCCTTGATTCAATCGAGGCTTCGATTCGCGATTCCATCTCCTTCGCATTTTTCTCCAACTCGAAAAAAGATTCGGTGAATCGCCGATTCGTCTCGATCTGAACCGTCGACTGATCTCGCAACGTCGCCGCAAGCAAATCCAAGGTGATCGGAGGATCCGCCTGACCGTCGCCGATATCCTTCGTCCTCTTCGTCATCGTCGCGATGGTTCTCGATCCAGAGCGCTCACTCGCACCAATTTGTTAGAACTGAGATGTTTATTGATTAAGATCCACCCAACCACCCCTCTTAGACTCCACAAGTCGAAGTACTAAGCCAAATACAATCTCTCTCACAATCAAGGGCAAGCCCAAGACTCTCTAACTGACTGACTAACCTCTCTTACCTGGGTCCTCTTATATACCAAGGCCCAAGTACAATCCTCTTACTCTCTAATACTCGTAACAGAATAATCCACGTCATCAAACTCTAACGGCCAACACTCTGTTCTTCCTCCTCTCCTctgttctctctttctcttcttttcctcaCATATACTCTCTGTAGCATATCATGATGAACTTAATTAATAACTTAAATATGTAAAAGCTGATGTACAAGAGGCTGAGAGATGGAGGGGAGACCTGTACTCATCACTCACACCATAGCCAAAGTGAATATCCTCAAACTCCTGGAGAACAGCCACTGCACATGAATTCATAAGTTTCAGAGCTTGCTCATCATTTGGCTTCTCAAATTCATGAACGTCAGAAAACCTACCAAAACCCCAAGCCAAGCTCcacaaaataaattttcaacaTATAACGTTAGTTGATTAGTGATGAAAATGCAAGTTAGGATTCAAGAACTAGTTTGAGGCAAAAAAACATCAGCAAACTAAAGAGGCCAGCTAAAGAAGTAAACCAATTCATGACATAGCTGAATCCTAGGGAGCACAAGGACATGACTAGtttaaggcaaaaaaaaaaaaaaagattacctGTGAAAGTGAGAGCCGTCAATCCTAACAACGACCCAAGTTAGAGGTAACAATTTGTTCTCGAACTGAAACGATCTAACGAAATCTGGTTCAACTCTGCCAATATCTTTCGAGAAGTGACCAAGATCATTATATAGGGACGGGTGCTCATTCCAAAAGCTTCTTGCAGCAATATTCTCTGAGTGTACCAACACAGCCTTTCTCCTCAATCTTTTTACAGGATTGCCATTCTCATCATGCTTTACAGTTTCTTCCACCTGAATGAAGTTAAATGGAAGTATCTCATATTCGAAATCTATAATAAGTCTGCGGTATAAGACGAATTTATGTGGAACATCAGGCAAGATGCAATGAAAAGAGAAGATCTAACTTGTCACAAAACACAATACAAAGAAGACAACACATATTTTCAGCTACATCAACATATTTTCAGCTACacatgacaatattttttacaagGGTTCAGACAATTAACATCTAAAATGAAAAACCTAAATGTACATGTGCGCCAATCATGTTGTTCAACAAACTGATCTTAGTAACCCTTCATAGAGAACTAACTTTCAATTGGAAGGTCTATATTCTAAATGACACATGACATATTAAAGCAAGCATAGAAGcgctatatatataatttctaacAGAAAATATAAACTTATCACCTTTTTCTTGAAGAGACATGATCCTTGTCGAAACAATTCAGGAAGCGTTTTGTAATTGATACCAAACTTGTGAAAGAGAAGCTCATTTTTCTGCTGCTTTTGTGTATCCTGCAGGTATCCAATGGAAATAGACAAACAATGAAATAACAATGCAAAGAAGGTAAAAAGAGCAATTTAAAGCACTAACAACACACCTTAAGAAGCTCTTGTGCTTCGCTTATGGTCATTCCACTTTTAACTAACATCCAAAAACAAGTTTCGTATTGATTATTGGCGTGGCCTGTAACGAATAAGAAACGGAACTTGTTAGACGTTACAGAAGACAATTGACGCAAATAAGTATCAAAATTATCATGAACGTGGTGTCAAGTACATTATTTCTGAGCTCAGTATGTCTTACAATCTTGTTGTCTCCACGCGAGATAAGCTTGAAGAACCTCTGGCGATGCACAACTTACGACTTTTGAGGTGAAAGAAGGAGTATATTCCAGTTTTCTTTGGGGAAAGAACTCTTTCCATTTTGTTACGTAGACTGCAGCAAAGAAGGAAGCTACCAACGACAAAATCTTACTGCGTATTAAACAAAAAACGGTAGTGTAAAGAGTAAGAGTCAATCAGAGAAATGCAAAGCACATATTATTCTGCAAAaggtttttattatatatcgaTCAAGTTTTAGATGAATCAAGACCTGGCTCGTCTCTGGTAGAATCTTGATGTTTTCTTGAACACAAAGCTACGGAAGACAAGGAAAATAGTAGAGAATGAGTGAGAGTGTAAAAACCTAAGACAAATAAAGTCAAACAAAGTGAGCTTTGGAACCTGTATTCATCACTGTATCCATAAGCAAAGATGATATCAGGAAACTCTTCCAAAACCGCAGCTGAACATGAATTCAAAAGATTGAGGGCTGCTTCATCATTAGGCTTCTCAAACTCATGAACTTGGGAAAACCtatcaaaagttaaaagttTCCATGAAACACTATCGACTCATAAAGTGTTGAAACTAGAACAAATACAAGTAATGTCCACATTCAAATTGTGAAAGCTACAACAAATACATGTTCCCTATACAGTTCCAGAGAGACTAAAAATCAACAAGACCTAAAAAGAATACAACTTCTGAGTAGAACCAAAATCAATACTAACTTAAGAACAGAACATCCTACTTCCTTGAAAAAGCTCGAGAGAGACTTTACCTAGAAAAATCACGACCATCGATCCGAACAAGGATCAAATTAGGAAGCTGCTATAGGAAAAGTGGTGGTGCTAATAGTGACACGTCAGCAAGATTGAGTTGATATATAGCTGGAGAAAACAGAAGTTAGAATCATCGAAAATAGTCAAGAAAGTTTGTTATCTTCTTCATCTATGTTCTCTATATTTTCTTGGTGATTTTCTAGGAAAATCACCATTGATTCCTCATCTCAGATCTAGAGTGTTTCTACATGTATCTCTTGGCGAGTGAGAGTCGATTCTTTGTGTAAACATTGGATCGAATCAATACGAGTTACTGTTCATCTTCTTCTACTTTCCCTGTTACGTTTAACTGTATCAGAAGCATGACTTCATCTTCCAGTTCGAATGACTTGACATACTCGTACTTGCTATTCGCCATATCAAAACATTCTGCTTTCTACGCCTCTTCCTTCCACTGAGCTTCGACGCTTCCTTTCTCTTACTGGGCTGCTTCTTCTGTCTTTGGGCTTTTTGTCATTTACTGATTCCACTTAATTTAATTAGGGACTTTTAATTTCATgctataattgttttttaattgcTTAAGTAGGTGAAATGGAAGTAAACTAAAAACCCTACAGTTAACTGAGCCTGACCAAAACGTTAGTGTATAAAAACTCAAACGCAAGCCAACGATAACACAAACAActaaagacaaaacaaaaggtCCACACAactaaagaaacaaaattaatcGTAGATTCTTCGactaaataaactatatatatatattttttttttttggtaaaaaatgttaagatttcattaccagttttaagttttttacagACATTGACAGAGTATACTAGTAGCAGATcaacataaataaaactaacACAAACTCAAACCTAAGGAAACACATGAAATGACATCAAACACAACTGCAGAACACAAAGGATACAGTCGGGAGGGACAATCGCTTGCCGCAGAATCGACCCGCAGTTATAGCGAGAGCTGGACCCGGTAGAGTTAGGCGTACCCGGTGACCAGTTCTTAATGATCGGTGAAATGGAAGTAAACTAAAAACCCTACAGTTAACTGAGCCTGACCAAAACGTTAGTGTATAAAAACTCAAACGCAAGCCATCGATAACACAAACAACTAAAGAACTGGTCACTGGGTACGcctaactatatttttttagacTAATTTCATATACTTTATGTTCCATTAagttaatattttcaaaataacaataatactcttaaaattctaatttttaaatataataaaaaatgatagGTTATTGTTAATATACTAATGGTAggctaatagttttgtttataatttttttttttgtaaataagtcttctttaaaatataaatttatttattgttaatatactaaaattaaaataaaaacgaaaataaataataaaaacacattaaactttTACTGAAAGTATTAATTCGAAAGTTTTGCAATCTGATGCccagtaaaaagaaaaaaaaaatcctattgaaaataaaagaaaacatatcttGGGATTTTTTTAACTTGCGTTTTGGTATTCTTCTCCATCCCCTTCACGTGCAGTCATCACTACCCTGAAACTTCAAAggtacaaaatatatattaattaatttgtatataataGACTCATACACAGATTATAAGAATATGTTATGCTATAAAACCATATTCGTAAACTTGTTAAACCATAACAAACGTACAAACTCAATTCATATATAGCATAATCATATATACTTACTCTTACCAAGTTGCAgacaactgtttttttttttcttaattaaaaaaaaatcgattttcaaaatagaaaactgaatattttcaaatatttttttccttatatttcGGAACTGATTATTCCCTTATTCTTATCTGGAGAATACAGTTAATCTGTAGAAATCGGTTTCAAcagattttttagaattttagtaatgtgtagattttgatttctacacgttttagatttacagtaaatctgtagaagtcagtttttacatgttttaaatttatagtaaatatgtagaagtcggtttctacatgttttagatcggtaggttaagcgcggaatatgtattctaaacattgtagattcaatgaaaatagtggatttcgttttctacttcgtagaatctCAATTCTACTAAGTTTAGAACATAATTcgaaattatgatttaaatatttttagaactgaaaaaaatactactaagttcatataggtattttatcagtagttactatttttccaaaaaaaattttgtttgtaaaactatttatttaatttattttcaaaaatattaaatgatattatagTCAAAAATGGTACAATATGAGATTAGACTAAAAAGCCATAGGGGGTGATCCGttcaattaaatattaaattagatatTAATTTCCTTACGATTATACTTGTATTTTAAGTTTAGGTGATACCTATGTGTTAATCAAATTATTTGTATGAATTAAATCTTTGACTGCATAACCTATATTAAgtgtaatttataaaaaaaatccacttcatttaaattattaaaccgGAAATTATAATGCAAGTGTATTTTATTGTCTTTTTCAACCTGaattttctctttattatcTATGTTTTTCGGTTTCTTATGATGTGTATCGGTGATTTAGACTTTTCAACCCCAAAAGTCTTGGATTATTTACAATGAATCTCTCactgttaaatttttatttgcaaTTCTTCATCTATCATACATCAtgttatataattaacatttaagcCTACAACTACATTTGATAATAACCacactgaaaagaaaaatatttacatgtaatatatttttcaatcgTTCCTCTGTTATTTATGTTAATGACATAAATTGTTACAATACCCATTACACaagataaaataaacaaaaacaattacattaatgaataatatatgaatatgatcTATACTTTTAAACAAAGCAAACATAtacttttattattaataaaaaaaaatcaaaaccggccactatattttataataaaaactgaATCCACTTTCAAAATAGCATTTGTAGACCGATCGTTCATATTGATAGCATATTTTCAACATTGTGGtaccaaattataaattaacaaatcATAACTGTTAGAGATTAaagatttagttgaaatatattattttaaattaatatcacaaatttaatacaaaattgtatttgagtttaatataattaaaaaaatcaattagatACTTAGAAggtttattttagtaaaaatgaaatatacatttatattttaataattacaaaattaattaaatatttaaaaggtttgtttaagtgaaaaacaacatatacatttatattataaataaaaaataaagtaattaaatatttgccttaatgaaacatattatatatatatttatattttaaataaaaggatatgaatgattttatttaaatgtaATTCAGAGAAATAACGAAATATCTATTTGATATTTAGAATAgttaaaataattcatttaagTAATTTTCCTAAGAGACGGTCCaacttaaaaaatcacacaCGAAATTAGGTTgtgatttctattttaatagaagaGATAATACAATTTTCTTAAAGATTAATGTCaagttaataatattttttttgggtaatATATTAGAATAGTTATAAGAATATGAAATGTGATTAGAATTCCAAATGGACAGGATTTTCATTTATGTGCTTTAGTATAATCGTATGCATGTGTTAAAAATAGTAATGACTTATTCTAGGGTTCACCCCCTAAGTGAACCTacaggttcaccaaccaataagattgtgttattttaaattcagtatctttaaaaaaaggaaacaaaatattatcgaattatattatatttttaaaataaaaattgtattaatcacaaaaagaagattttttaatcgcaaaaaaaaaagaatttgtttttcaaaagtatttttaaCGCTGCCAacaaatattaaaccctaaaccctaaacctttaggtaaactctaaactcttgaataaacataaatcttaaagtttaaaatttgatccaagagttttggatttacccaagggtttagggtttacccacgggtttagggtttagcattaggatttagggtttagtgttttgttgattgtgttaaaaatatattttttttaattcaaaaatttaaaatttatcaaagggtttagggtttaccaaaggtttagggtttaccaaaggtttagggtttagatttagagtttagtgttttgtttatggtattaatttttttttgaaaacttttttttgcaactactattatttttatttatttatacttttttaattttaaaaatgtaatataatttgacaatattttgtttccttttttaaaagatatcagatttgaaataactaaatcttattggttggtgaacctataggttcaccctagggggtgaacccaagaataactcaataGTAATTGATTGGTTATCAGTTTATGCAAATATCTTGTTACGTGGTTGTTTTCTGATGTTTGAAAGGTTGTTTGTTACATGTTAATAggttacattttaaatattcttaAACACATTAAAATGAACTAAGATTCTGTAGATTTTGGAAATATTATTAAGGCagtaatatttatttgaattatcaaatatatatggatttaataatttcaatataactattttaaacaaCTTTCTAGGAAATGgtccatttttaaatattacacatgaaagaagtcatgacttctcttttaatataatagatgtGATAGTCgataaaatttatcatatttaaccTATTAAGCAGAATATAAAATCATGCACAAGTACAAAATTTATCATTATCAACAAATTTAACATATTTAgcatacacaaaaaaaaaaatattttacatgcaTCTCCTCATTTTGTAAACTATATCTTATTAAAGTTTCAAATGATGTAATCTATATATCTTATTAAACTTTCAAATGATATTAtaacaaatcaaatacatctactaaatatatattttacaatcaGGTGTATCGGTTCAACTGCGGGTCTAGATCGAGTCTGCAAATAATGCTTATATCTAATTCTtctataaaccatatatataccCCAAAAATTAATGTTTGAAATTGCTATGGTATAAATGCATAGTTacacaatattaaaaattcaatataattatcaaaatctcttactaataatttttaaaaatattttacgaaaatgattacaaagaaaaattcatacataaaattaaatttctaaaaaatgtaAAGTAAGATATATACCCGCCCTTTCAAATACGGGTTAGAATCTAGTGTAATGATTAAAACGATGTCATTTTATCGTTTAGAATTGCTAATATCCCGAGATTTTTGGATGCATTTTGATGATAATTATTCTAAAAAACTACAATTCCTATAGATCGAACCCTGGTTACATCCAAGCAACAAAGGTAATAGATATCATTGTGCTACTGCAACTATATTATTGGTAATGTAACAgattattaatgattttaacACATTTAtgatcttttaaaatataataataattaataactcataattaaaaattatatatatatatatacattttatcaaaattgtgaaataaaacattaatttataaataaaacattaaattgtataaaacatatatacattttaacATTAGTTGTtaactaaaaaattaattttgataatatgatatagatatataaatcaatgtatatatgtatacacataTTAAtcaatgtgtatatatatatagataattatatttatatttttattaatatgatatatatatatatatcaatgtttcatgtttataattttaaaactaatgtttataaaataaatttgtaatgcacattttgtatacatatatattttaacattaactgtgaaataaaacatttattttgataaaatgtatatatgtatacaaaatctaatatataagatgatgtaaaaattatatttagtttttcattAATATGATATAACTAGATGATGTCCTGCACCTTGTGCGGATATGATTTGATATATCTAACCAATTCTAgttttaacataatttttattagttttatatattatttttatatattaaattaaactaaagatataatttgattttattacaaTGCAATTTAAATAATGGCTTGGTACTTgcaatttgtttatttattctatCACCAAACCATTTATAAAACCTTACAAATAATAATCACACTTGTAAGAAAAAGAATCACCATAATaacctaataattttttattaagactttaaaataatataaaagataaatgtACAAAATAAAACCTTAATTACCACCTATAAGTGAAACCTATGAAAGCAAACCTCTTttcatcaaataatatatatgattgaaaGATTT
It encodes the following:
- the LOC106392395 gene encoding tRNA(His) guanylyltransferase 1-like, with translation MLVKSGMTISEAQELLKDTQKQQKNELLFHKFGINYKTLPELFRQGSCLFKKKVEETVKHDENGNPVKRLRRKAVLVHSENIAARSFWNEHPSLYNDLGHFSKDIGRVEPDFVRSFQFENKLLPLTWVVVRIDGSHFHRFSDVHEFEKPNDEQALKLMNSCAVAVLQEFEDIHFGYGVSDEYSFVLKRESELYQRQSSKIISAIASLFTSTYVIKWGDFFPRKELKYPPSFDGRAVCYPTYKILLDYLAWRQVDCHINNQYNTCFWMLVKSGKTKTQSQDYLKGTQTREKNELLSSQFGIEYNTLPLIFRMGSSVLRSKEAVAVENGVVVSGKKLKREGEVVVDHCNIIERGFWEEHPHILSYS